The Chaetodon auriga isolate fChaAug3 chromosome 4, fChaAug3.hap1, whole genome shotgun sequence region gctttCTTTTTATTATGTGTTCCTGATATTCCATGACTCTTGTCACTTCATCCTCCAAATCATCCATCTTTGTTTGTTCCTCGAATTCTCTGTCAATTTTAGCCAAACATTCTTCCTTTAACATCAGCTGTTCCATAAGCTCCTCAAGCAAATCAGGATCCGCTGCTTCTTTACTAAGTTCATCATTCACTTTACTTGGTATCTTGGTTGTAGAAGCACGGATTGAAGCTCTTTTCTTTCTTAGACGGTCAGCCAGCGTTGAATTTGTGCACCTGAATAGCTGCAACACGGCCTTTGTAACAAAATCAGTGGTAttgaacagctttttttttttttttttttttttaaggtgtttgtttacagtgcaATAGCATGGATTATTCTTTAGATCTAGAGACAGATTTTCTATGTTACGGTGTAAAATATGCTGCTGATATgatcaaatgtaaaaacaaacagaaaccatGACAGATGGCTTTGGTACAGACTGAAATTGATTTTGCTATTTGATGAAATGCCATTTAATTTGGCACCACAGTGGACAAAGGATGAATCTGAATGACTTCAGTGAGCCCCGGACTTTAACTCTGGCGCCACCACGAGGTTGACTTTTGAGCCTCAGCGTGAAATTTCTCAACTTTTGGCACAAGGCCTCATACAAACTAAGCAAAATCTTGTGTGTTGATATTAGGCTGAATCTGTTATCCACCTTTTTCAAGTGCTCCATATGTgcaggaaaatgtattttatgaaACTGGATTTCCGACGTGCCCGGCAAGTTCTTTGACTGTCTGACATACTTTACACACTCAAAAGAAGACTTTTTAACATACATTGACTCAGTGTATACAGtatgggtgtgtatgtgtgtgctgatataaatgtatattgttacatttctttttatagtattgggttttttttttaatcattatttgcTTTCACAACTTTTGTATCTTGTACCTGAATCTTTGCTATTTGGAGTTTGGTTAGTTTGCGTTGGTGTTCTTGCTTTCATAACCCCAACTACCAACAGAGCTCAACACGCTGCAGgttaagaaaacacacatgcaaatacacacaccacaagcaaatttttttaaaaaaacccCCATCTCTATCAGTTTGACAAGACAtgcactgcaaatacacacatcacAAGCAACCTGACTAACAGGCTGTAAATATACAATAAAACTTCCACCGTGCCTAACCTCTGAGGCAGATTTATCATAGGAAACAAACTGTGCTTTGCATGCAGACCTGATCTCCTTCAGTGCAGGCATCCCGTCCATATGAAAAGCCAATAACGTGCTCAAACCCATTTTTCGTCATATACGGTTTGATTTCTCATTCTGCAAAACTCAGCAACAGCACATGTGAGATCTCTCCTCAGACCACAGGAGTGAGTGGACTGGGGAAGTGCAGGATGTGGGTGTGCTGTTAAAAAGTGttctctgtggagctgcagcagtacTGGCATTGTTCTGCACTGGAGGAAATGACCCAAAATTTCGTTTAGTTAGACTTTAGTAGACTTTGGCCCATGGGGCCAAACTGGTGTGAGTTCAGTGAAGTGCTGATTAACCTCTGTGTCGTCGCTGCTCACCCTCCAGCTGAAGGTCACAGTACACACTCCTGCTCTGCTGTCGAGGAAACTCATAATAATGACCCGTGTATGCATGAGGCGTCTTTTGATTGACATGCATGAGGCCCAATAGAACGGACTGCTGACGCAGTGGGGCGGGGCAACGATTGACCAACGTTTCCCAGTCGCTTTGAGGGCTGTTGGGGTTAATTTCCGCCCAGCGGTGGACGTTCAGTCGTAGCCCTCAACTTTTCCTCGCTGACAGACGTCGTCATGTCCAACAACAATGCCAGCAATAACTTAGTTATCGCTCAGAGGGCCGTGAAGCAGCTCCGGCTAGAGGCCAGTATCCGGAGGATCAAGGTACGAAACCCCctcaacactgacacacaaacacggaaGACTGAGCCGACCTCCTGTTGAATGGCggagacacacagactggaCTCTTACATCATAGGCTCAGCGAAGTGGCCCCCAAAGTTAGACACGAACCGCTTTCTGGTCGACCAAACCGCAGCGACGAGCGAGCACATTTCTCCAGTGTTTTAACGGTGACGAACagttgtgtaactgtgtgttttggaaaagCGTAACCGCTTCGAAGTGTCCGCGTACGGAGAGAAGCGACGCGGCCGGACGAACGACAGCGGCTCCGGGCTGCTCCAACCTTTAAAGGGAACAGGTGGACGTTATCTCTCAAAGAGTCGCGTAGTAGACACACCCGGCCGTGTATGGCGCCGCTGCTTGCAAATTTAATGCAAAATGGTGCCAGTTAGGCGTAAATGACAGGATGGGTAGAGTAAGAGTGAGACGGCAGGCCAGCCACAGAAAGTGCACATGTGATGGGCTGTTCATGTTTCCTCTCACACACGCCATCAtcagatgtctgcctctgcaGGTGTCCCAGGCCGCTGCTGAGCTGAGGAACTTCTGTCTGCAAAATGCGTCCAAGGACCCTCTCCTGGTGGGGGTCCCTTCCAGTGACAATCCCTTCAGACCCCCCAAGTCCTGCTCCCTGTTCTGAGGTGGGCCTGCGTTTCCCCTTCGTTCAGGCTTCAGCTGGAGAGGTCTTACGTTTCAGGATTTTATGAacctgacatttattttgaacagtttatttttcatatttgttatTAGTTTGAACTGTTTCCCAATTCTCTGTCAATTCTTCTCATTCTCTGTCTacagcagagaggcaggtgGAGGATTTCTGAATGAATCCGTCGAAGGCTTTCTTCACTTCTACTGGATGTCGCGGTGGATTgaaccagcagctcctcttgGGATGATGCAGCATGGGACTGATGGGTTCGGGGGAGGGAGCTTTTCTCTTGTTTGCCAAAACTAATGGTATCATAACTCCCATCTGTTACATTAAAACAGGGCCAAACTCTAAACattagggaaaaaaaatgttattgacACTAACTTGACTAATGATTAAGCCGTTTTGGTTTACCTAGCACTTACCATGTCCGGTCTATATTTACTGACCGAATGGTGCCTGTTTCTAGTCAGTGAAATTCAGCCCATGTGATTGGCTCCTGAAAATGcaacttgtgttttgtgtgaaacaATCAGCATTAATTTAAACCAGGTGCTGTTGAAGAATTAGAGCCTGTTGTGTTATATATACACTGTATTTCATATTGTGGCCAACAGACATACTGATAGCTTTTGAGCTAAACTGATATGTCTTAAACTATTCATGCATTTGCGATAATGGGAAAGTTGTTACTACTACTCTGAGGTTCATCATGGTACAGACTCTAACCCTATCAGTGTGATTGTCAAATGACCTTTCATCCCgcctttttttctgtatatatttAACAGCCTGTTGAGGCTGCTTTTATTAGCCTGTATGTTCCTGtcttaaattaaaataatactCACCTGGCAGGCCTTACACTATTTGGGTAGCGCCACCTGGCAGCAGATTTAATGGATATCACTTTAAATACACAAAGTGCCAAACAGCATGTTCATGTGTCTGTTCAAAACTTCCAAATATTGTTTGTATTGAATGAATCACGCTGCAGTGACTTGTTGCATTAATGGTTTTCCACACTGGAAACATATTCCAATCAACCAAAACTTTTACTGCTGTTAGCCTGTATCTTTCTTAACTTTGCTGCTGTGGGCAAACTTTGAGAAATTAAATGACTCTTTTCGAACACTGATGAATTGTTACGTGTGAGTTTTGAATATCAGTCGCTCTTTTAAAGGATCACTTTGTGATCACTTTCAGTTTATTGTTCCTACCAAAAGACATGAGAAGATGTTACATCGAGGCTGCAGCCTCTTTGAGTTCATTGACCATTCGGTGTTTCAGTGTCACAATAAAAGCACGAAGACTGAAGGATGTGCAAGAATAAACATCTCCAAGAGTATCATTCGTACAAAGCCACCTGGATCAGGTAATAAAATGAATGGGGTGATTGTCTGTAGGCCAGTGAACTGCTGGAGTAAATTTACTTGATCAAATAATGGCTGGTGGACTCTTGGCCACACTGTCATAACTACATGATAGCAGCAGCACCATTAACGCTGTAGATTCACGTGAATCACAGTGTCCACGTTGGGGCTGCTCCACTCATGttcttgaaaacaaaacaatgccgTGATCACATTCACCTGATCATATGCTGATGTGAACTTTGGGGCCTAAATCTCACTCCACAGATTTGAAAAATGCTGAGCTGGCCCTGCATTGGCTGAGGATGTCTGGGTGTGTCCCAGGAATTATCTGGTGTGTTCTTCCCACCATGGATATTTCTTTGAATTTGGCCCACAACACCTTCATAAAGGACCTTATATAAAACGTCAATACTATCGAACCTGTGGACAAGTTTAGGGAGGAAGCAGTCTGGATAATTTAAAACCTTTAAAAGCTTCCATCTTTAACCCATTGTCAGTGGTAATTAGCAGAAGTGCCATCACCTGGGAATTTAAGAGGCAGCATCTGTATGAGGAGGTTTTACTGCTCAGGTAAGGCAACAGAAACGTGAACTGATCTGTTGTTATAAgtaatgtttgtcatttaaagTATTAAATGACAGAGAAGTCAGAGTACATACTGTGTCCATCCTGCTGTGCGGACCAGTTACATCTGCATGTCAATCAAATGTCTTTGTGTTGCTCTTTGTGAACACAGCACCCAGATGGCATCCAGGTTTGGTCAGAGGAGAGCTGGAAGACGCCCGGAGCACTCAGGTAACGCTGTGACCTTTTCCCTGAAATACAGTTACATGAGGCAAAAACCCGAGGCCACTtacctccatctttctgtcttctgcCCTTTTTCCTGCTCCTCTTATCTACAACAGACTCCTGTCTGCTGAGGGATCCCAGCCCTCTGTATGAGCCCTCTCACAGCGTCTCCTGGTGGACTGACCGGGAGGAGCACAGAGAGCAAGGACAGTCTCTAAGGGTGGGTAAAATGAAGCCAAAGATTAGTTCTTGTAATTCTGGAGGAAAAAATTAAACCTCTTGTTCCACAGGAGCAACTAAAAGAGACGGATGAGCATGTGGCGAGGCTTCAGGACATGCTGAAATGTGAACAGGCCAAAGTAAGTTGAATATGCAGGGGGTCACTGCAGATTGGGCAGCACTTGAGGAGCTTATTATGCATATGCGACAGTGCAACAGTTGTATGAAGGTGGTCCAATTTCTTCCCTCTGGCCAGAGCACTCGTCTGCAGCTGCGGAGTaaccagcaggaggcagagctcaGGCGTcgagagcagcacagcaacCGACTGAAGGAGCGACTGTCACAGCTGACTAACAGACACGGTGACAAAGGACCCTGTGAGACTCACTTGGTCGCGTTGCAGTTAAAATTCACTGGATatttcacacacagctgctagcTTATGTACAAATCCTTTCTGAAACCACTGAGCAGTTAACATCCTGCATTTTTCTATCCAGCCATAGAGGTGTTAAACTTTCCGCCTGGAGGTAAAGGCAAGAGagaacagccaatcaaatcatTCAGGTCTACCACAAAGTAGGCTGCTTGCTGTTATCACTGCTTTCTGATTATTGCTGATTACTTATGTTCTCCGTCTCGTTCTAATCATTGATTGCTCTCTGCGCCTCATAGGCGAGAAGAGGGAACTCTGCGTCTGATGCTGGAGCGCAGAGAAGCGGAGCTCAGAGAGACAACGAAGCTGCGCCACAGCCTCACCACCTTACTTCATGCGCTCAGAGTCGACATGGAGCATGTGAGTCAAAGCAGAAAGCTTTTGTATTTAAGACCAGTGCTGCTCAATAACTAGCGTCGATCACTGGCCCAGGAGACATTCCTCCAACAGTGAGCAAACTTATCAAAAAGACACAAGCtctattttatatttgtttcagAGCTTTCAATTGTATCaaatgatcttcatcagcagatgctccaaaagtgagtcaatccccatagacccccatattgACATGCCCAacttaacagcagaaataaacacggTTACATCCTGGTACAAAAACAGTTTGGTCTCTGTGGCTAATTTCCTGGTTCGTAACAACTCAGGATTATTTTTGAAGTTACAATGTTGAATCTAAGATTAATTATTCCACATAACAAATTCAGTCTAACCTTTTAAAAGACCCTGTCGGATGCGGTGGATGTTCAGCATGAGGACCAGACTGAAGACCAAAGGCTGGATCAAGCTGAGATGGTGCTTGGTGACCATGTAACAGGAGGTGTGGTTCAGGGTTGGAGGCGGGTGCAGAGAAGAGTGGGTGACGTCCTCGCTAAAAGCAGACACCCAGGTTGAACAATCTTTAAAGTCATGCTTTGATGTGTATAACAATAGAATACATCAAGAATTATGCTCTCCAGATGTATGTCTTCaacattaattcatttttgacGAGCCGATGATTGAGAAACACTAGTCTAAGGACTACATGATGTGGTCTTTCTCGACTGTTCAGGCCACATTGGTGCTGGTACCGACCATGACAAGCTCCTGGCTCAGCTGGAAACTGACCTGAAAGAGAGTCAGCAACTCGTCAGATTACAACAGCAACTACTGCAGGTACGATCGTCTATCACACACTTCCTCATAAGAACTTTTTCTGGTTTCACGCTTCAAGATATTCTccttggtttgtgtgtgcaggacagCCTTGCTTCACCTGTCCTGTCTGAACTCGCTGATTCCTACTTTCTGGAAGAGTGGGAACGACTTCAGGAGCGCTGGGCAGAGCTCGATCATCAGAAGAGGACTtttgagagggagaggc contains the following coding sequences:
- the LOC143320175 gene encoding guanine nucleotide-binding protein G(I)/G(S)/G(O) subunit gamma-10; protein product: MSNNNASNNLVIAQRAVKQLRLEASIRRIKVSQAAAELRNFCLQNASKDPLLVGVPSSDNPFRPPKSCSLF
- the LOC143319188 gene encoding afadin- and alpha-actinin-binding protein; translated protein: MASRFGQRRAGRRPEHSDSCLLRDPSPLYEPSHSVSWWTDREEHREQGQSLREQLKETDEHVARLQDMLKCEQAKSTRLQLRSNQQEAELRRREQHSNRLKERLSQLTNRHGDKGPSIEVLNFPPGGKGKREQPIKSFRSTTKREEGTLRLMLERREAELRETTKLRHSLTTLLHALRVDMEHTLSDAVDVQHEDQTEDQRLDQAEMVLGDHVTGGVVQGWRRVQRRVGDVLAKSHIGAGTDHDKLLAQLETDLKESQQLVRLQQQLLQDSLASPVLSELADSYFLEEWERLQERWAELDHQKRTFERERQSFTDAAIRLSHERREFEQQKASLLKQQYLCDSPLFRKAAPSSNTTDSAALNFSGLGPTSISGCLPITPSSTKSGTAAVCGFHQGRVRVETPSTPDLYSALNLSYNCRTSEIDHQSETWDDQADGTMHSPRAPHFDNNFDDRW